A section of the Chitinispirillales bacterium genome encodes:
- a CDS encoding metallophosphatase family protein: protein MEEQNLNALVISDSHGNINFLQNIVKKAKEIANIEQIWHLGDEYEDMDYIDFDGIVKKIPGTRHPDYYSGALSKFLSFPFSNAEITIVHSPYDIPNFLICQKRLFFYGHLHRSNIAKSGNGLLISPGHIKCPFDRGYEASFLIAEFSQTIKLKQYDYSGKFKAEAIVKNLENRYELSQIKGSPIGWKISEPLLK from the coding sequence ATGGAAGAGCAAAATTTGAATGCGTTAGTAATATCCGATTCGCACGGAAATATAAATTTTTTACAAAATATAGTAAAAAAAGCGAAAGAGATAGCGAATATCGAACAAATTTGGCATCTTGGCGACGAATACGAAGATATGGATTATATCGATTTTGACGGAATTGTAAAAAAAATTCCCGGAACTCGACATCCCGATTATTATTCGGGGGCGCTTAGTAAATTTCTTTCTTTTCCTTTCTCAAACGCAGAAATTACAATCGTTCATTCGCCTTACGATATTCCGAATTTCTTAATTTGCCAAAAGCGCTTGTTTTTTTACGGGCATCTCCATCGTTCGAATATTGCCAAAAGCGGAAACGGACTTTTAATTTCACCCGGACATATAAAATGCCCGTTTGACCGCGGATACGAAGCGTCTTTTTTAATTGCCGAGTTTTCACAAACAATAAAATTGAAACAATACGATTATTCAGGAAAATTTAAAGCGGAAGCGATAGTGAAAAACCTTGAAAACAGGTATGAGTTATCACAAATAAAGGGCAGCCCGATCGGCTGGAAAATATCTGAACCGCTATTAAAATAG